One genomic segment of Mytilus trossulus isolate FHL-02 chromosome 4, PNRI_Mtr1.1.1.hap1, whole genome shotgun sequence includes these proteins:
- the LOC134716535 gene encoding uncharacterized protein LOC134716535: MTPYLILCYIGCSLGKFMHDSGSDYAFVDLSNVLEHKTRHKRQTDEAPCDLKEELFLPVSYKNHKKTLQLKKNDQFSPETIPLLIQDEVGYLVKKKKVKKNEVTTLYYYEEDGLRFPIMVKCRFKKDCSSSRCEITGDLLTNDKLIQILGSAADKKAEYDKALDEVPHNVDYLGGEEDNLPTGTDEPRVPGLDAEGHPDAKLPPVLKANKKLKMDDILSEEAIHKIANEKQKNNGKRKKRQTEGHLFNEEENVIDLLLTNDFQFYQQFRNLDGIEKTEEEAVALMVEQVAFYASSMDNIFFNIRKYAPDVKLRCNLNAIIPVMAHEAAAAWSDNPIKLTETEIHLDADKALDALVKYVYNNSYLMLDVDHVMAFTGQDLVRNNTQLKILQRAVKGYTFFDKDGIICKQPWYAVSIVESPAIGFVSRTAAHEIAHNLRCSHDITPGCSTEEQFVMSPNFNAGKSTYKNNPYKFSPCSIESIHAHLKNLSGLISNETTYEPTYECLKHHSVNSDFTFFDKSVLAGQRYQIDDQCRYMMKDPHSRSCLLPSPSYCWDFLYCLNSKDGYCYGVYAYNGSPCNATSICYFGNCMLKTYILNITTTESPSTTFVTKLTTITEGQSTPEVTSEIESTTEEATTGETDLTTTSEVSPLPEVTTEKESTEEVTTGATQLTTTEDPNLPQWSQWTLCSKKCDRLRTRFCGSNEECNGRIKQYEACTNDFCEEEDTAKTNKTSNGNGRG, encoded by the exons ATGACACCTTACCTAATTCTGTGTTATATTGGATGCTCCCTAGGAAAGTTTATGCATGATTCTGGATCAG ACTATGCTTTCGTAGACTTATCTAATGTCTTAGAACATAAAACCAGACACAAAAGACAAACTGATGAAGCTCCGTGCGATTTGAAGGAAGAGCTGTTTCTTCCTGTTTCTTATAAAAATCACAAGAAAACATTACAACTAAAAAAGAATGACCAGTTTTCTCCAGAAACTATACCACTGCTGATACAGGATGAAGTCGGGTATCTagtaaagaagaaaaaagtaaaaaagaatgAG GTGACAACACTTTATTATTACGAGGAGGATGGACTCAGATTTCCAATCATGGTAAAATGTCGGTTTAAAAAGGACTGTTCATCGTCTAGATGTGAAATC ACCGGAGACTTATTAACAAATGATAAGCTAATACAAATACTTGGATCTGCTGCTGACAAGAAAGCTGAATATGATAAAGCACTAGATGAAGTTCCCCATAATGTTGACTATCTCGGTGGAGAGGAAGATAATCTTCCTACTGGAACAGACGAACCGCGAGTACCAG GTTTAGATGCAGAAGGCCATCCCGATGCCAAGCTACCACCTGTgttaaaagcaaataagaaattaaaaatggaCGACATATTATCTGAGGAGGCAATACATAAAATAGcaaatgaaaaacagaaaaataatggaaagagaaagaaaagacaaacagaaggACATCTATTTAATGAAGAAGAAAACGTTATAGATTTGTTGTTGACAAacgattttcaattttatcaaca atttagaAATCTGGATGGCATTGAGAAGACGGAAGAGGAAGCTGTAGCATTGATGGTGGAACAAGTAGCATTTTACGCCAGTTCG ATggataatatatttttcaacattagAAAATATGCACCAGATGTTAAACTGCGGTGTAATCTTAACGCAATCATCCCTGTAATG GCACACGAGGCCGCTGCAGCATGGTCAGATAATCCAATTAAATTAACAGAAACAGAAATACACTTGGATGCTGATAAGGCCCTGGATGCTCTTGTGAAATATGTATACAATAACAGTTACCTAATGTTAGATGTTGATCATGTGATGGCATTTACTGG GCAAGATTTGGTGCGGAACAACACACAGCTAAAGATTCTTCAAAGAGCAGTTAAAG GATATACTTTTTTTGATAAAGATGGCATCATATGTAAACAACCTTGGTACGCCGTCTCGATTGTTGAGTCACCAGCAATAGGATTTGTTTCAAGAACTGCTGCACACGAAATAGCTCACAA TTTGAGGTGTTCCCATGATATCACTCCTGGTTGCTCGACAGAGGAACAGTTCGTAATGTCGCCTAACTTTAACGCTGGAAAATCTACATATAAGAACAATCCATACAAATTTTCTCCATGCAGCATTGAAAGCATTCATGCGCACCTTAAAAA CCTGAGTGGTTTGATATCGAACGAGACCACGTATGAACCTACATATGAATGTTTAAAACATCATTCAGTGAATagcgattttacttttttcgacAAATCTGTATTAGCCGGACAACGATATCAAATAGACGACCAGTGTAGATACATGATGAAGGACCCTCATTCTCGTTCATGTTTG cTTCCCAGTCCTTCGTATTGTTGGGATTTTTTATACTGTTTAAATTCAAAAGATGGTTATTGTTATGGTGTGTATGCATATAATGGAAGCCCATGTAATGCAACTTCT ATATGCTACTTCGGCAATTGCATGCTCAAGACCTATATATTAAACATAACAACAACAGAATCACCGTCTACAACATttgtaacaaaattaacaacaatcaCAGAGGGACAATCTACACCAGAAGTTACATCAGAGATAGAATCAACAACGGAGGAAGCTACAACAGGTGAAACGGACTTAACAACAACTTCAGAGGTTTCACCTCTACCGGAAGTTACAACAGAGAAAGAATCAACAGAGGAAGTTACAACAGGTGCAACTCAACTAACAACAACAGAAGATCCTAACTTACCACAATGGTCTCAATGGACATTATGTAGTAAAAAATGTGACAGATTAAGGACCCGGTTCTGTGGAAGTAATGAAGAATGCAATGGACGAATCAAACAATATGAAGCTTGTACGAATGATTTTTGTGAAGAAGAAGATACG GCAAAAACAAACAAGACAAGCAACGGCAATGGACGAGGATGA